Sequence from the Candidatus Methylomirabilota bacterium genome:
GGTCACGTGCCCGCCGTGGAAGCCCGTGAGCACGAAGAAGGTCGAGCCGAAGAGGTTCTGCTGGAGCGTCAGCCCCTCACGGACGAAGTCCGTGAACTCGTACGCCTGGAAGCCGAGGAAGATCAGGCCGAAGAACGCGGTGCCGAGGAGCCACAGGCGCGCCTGCCGCCGGTCGCCGCGCTGCACCGCCGCGAGTGCCAACACCATGAGGAGGCTCGACATCAGGAGGTCGAAGGTCGAGATCGTCGTGAGCGGGATGTTGAGGATCTGGTGCGGCTCGGGCCCGACGACGCTGCGGCCCTTGTAGGCGAGGTACGTCGCGATGAGCGTGCCGAAGAAGAAGCACTCGGAGCCGAGGAAGACCCAGAGCGCGACCTTCCGGTGGTCCACGCCGAGGTTGCCGACCTGGTGCTCGTGGGCCCGGTTCTCGTGGTGCTCGAGCGCGAAGGCGAACACGCAGACGACGGTGAAGAGCGCGCCGGCCAGGACCACGGCGAGGTGGGTGAGCGCGCCGATCGCGAGCACCACGATGCCGAGCGCCGTCAGCAGGGGCCAGCGGGACGGCGCCGGGAGATGGATATGGTCGGGCGCGGTCGGGGCGGGGAGGGTTCCGGGCTTCGGAAC
This genomic interval carries:
- a CDS encoding cytochrome c oxidase subunit 3, with the translated sequence VPKPGTLPAPTAPDHIHLPAPSRWPLLTALGIVVLAIGALTHLAVVLAGALFTVVCVFAFALEHHENRAHEHQVGNLGVDHRKVALWVFLGSECFFFGTLIATYLAYKGRSVVGPEPHQILNIPLTTISTFDLLMSSLLMVLALAAVQRGDRRQARLWLLGTAFFGLIFLGFQAYEFTDFVREGLTLQQNLFGSTFFVLTGFHGGHVTVGVIWLLALWILDLRGRLGRADAVKVEIAGLYWHFVDVVWIAIFTLVYLIP